A single window of Triplophysa rosa linkage group LG20, Trosa_1v2, whole genome shotgun sequence DNA harbors:
- the atp13a3 gene encoding polyamine-transporting ATPase 13A3 isoform X1: protein MEKEDLKMINMDLEDEMELHGYRLCRWKLALVGFGGLCTGGFLFLLLYWMPEWCVKATCSRTTVREAEVALLQSTDEFKRWFRAKVRIMLAPGKNPYDSMASQTASPQANDDYHAHNQSDSAPQKITRIAENQHVQIRYFTLHSTKYFWNDGIQNFEVLKGLEDLDMTCSSIHSQHSGGQSKDQQEYRRFFFGPNEIDVKVPSLFKLLVKEVLNPFYIFQLFSVILWCTDEYYYYAMTIVVMSFISIVTSLYTIKKQYVMLHDMVATHSTVRVTICRGDNETEEALSTDLVPGDVIVIPSNGTIMPCDAVLICGTCIVNESMLTGESVPVTKMDLPNPQLDKRSGEGDVIYGTESHKRHTLFCGTNVIQTRYYTGEMVKAVVVRTGFSTSKGQLIRSILYPKPTDFKLYRDAYMFLLCLVGVASIVFLYSLVMKVLNQEPVKEIIVKSLDIITITVPPALPAAMTAGIVYAQRRLRKVGIFSISPQRINICGQLNLVCFDKTGTLTEDGLDMWGIQRVEEGRFHLSEEKADEKSLVTTKFVSCMATCHSLTKIEGQLSGDPLDLKMLEATGWILVEATEEETAQQDRIELTYVKPPNQLLPPPVISPEQDMELSELYELSASYMIGIVRQFSFSSALQRMSVVVRQIGERRMDAYMKGAPEVVASLCKKETVPEDFAEVLEDYTKQGFRVIALAHRRLESKLTFHKVQNINRDQIEKNMDFLGLIIMQNKLKTETPGVLEDLRRANIRTVMVTGDNMLTAISVARDCGMIQPQDRVIIADALPPKDGQAAKITWHYADKPSKRSNKPTKLEEMEIIMEDGHCVDEQRPQEHYHFAMGGKSFAVITEHFQDLMQKLVLHGTVFARMAPDQKTQLVETLESVDYFVGMCGDGANDCGALKRAHAGISLSELEASVASPFTSTTPSITCVPNLIREGRAALITSFCVFKFMALYSIIQCLSVALLYSIDSNLGDFQFMFIDIAIILLIVFTMSLNSAWKELVARRPPSGLVSGPLLFSVLTQILICLGFQVVAFLLIQNVDWYLQSDIYNCSAPSHTEISNNTTNNEKNIMNDVNTTLFFVSSFQYLIIAIIFSKGKPFRQPSYKNWPFVLSCLLLVVFLFFIMFFPVSGIYQFLELVCVPLSWRLTILFIVLSNALVSFFTETVVLDVILWKHVFSRDKQGSYDVSPAALTPQEGIDMYSYRCLSRLCCRRRKVPKARYMHLAQELSVDPDWPPKPKSTTEAKATSPSDNCTYQIEAVS, encoded by the exons GAGCTGCATGGATATCGCCTGTGCCGATGGAAGTTGGCTCTGGTGGGTTTCGGTGGTCTCTGCACGGGaggttttctttttcttctgctcTATTGGATGCCTGAATGGTGTGTGAAGGCCACCTGCTCACGGACCACCGTCAGAGAGGCCGAAGTCGCCCTCTTACAAAGCACT GATGAGTTTAAACGCTGGTTCCGAGCGAAGGTTCGGATAATGTTGGCCCCTGGGAAGAACCCTTATGACAGCATGGCCTCTCAGACCGCCTCCCCCCAGGCCAACGATGACTATCACGCCCACAATCAATCTGACTCCGCCCCTCAGAAAATCACCAGGATTGCAGAGAACCAGCATGTGCAG ATACGTTATTTTACCCTCCACAGCACTAAATACTTTTGGAACGATGGCATCCAGAACTTTGAAGTATTGAA GGGACTAGAAGATCTGGATATGACCTGCTCCTCCATTCACTCACAGCACAGCGGAGGGCAAAGCAAAGACCAGCAGGAGTACAG GAGATTTTTCTTCGGACCAAATGAAATAGATGTGAAAGTGCCTTCTCTTTTCAAGCTGCTAGTTAAGGAG GTCCTCAATCCTTTCTACATCTTCCAGCTCTTCAGTGTTATCCTGTGGTGTACGGATGAATATTATTACTACGCAATGACCATAGTCGTCATGTCGTTTATATCAATAGTTACCTCTCTCTACACTATTAAGAAG cAATATGTAATGCTACACGACATGGTGGCGACACACAGTACTGTTCGAGTTACCATCTGCAGGGGCGACAACG AAACGGAGGAAGCCCTGTCCACGGATCTGGTCCCTGGTGATGTCATTGTTATCCCCAGCAACGGGACCATCATGCCCTGTGACGCAGTGCTCATCTGTGGAACGTGCATTGTTAATGAGAGCATGCTCACAG GTGAGAGTGTTCCGGTCACGAAGATGGACCTTCCGAACCCTCAGCTGGACAAGAGGAGTGGAGAGGGTGATGTCATCTACGGCACAGAGAGTCACAAGAGGCACACGCTCTTCTGCGGCACAAATGTCATTCAGACCCGCTACTACACAGGAGAGATGGTCAAAGCCGTGGTGGTCAGAACCG GTTTCAGCACTTCTAAAGGGCAGCTCATTCGTTCGATCCTGTACCCCAAACCCACTGACTTTAAGCTGTACAGAGATGCCTACATGTTCTTGCTGTGCCTGGTGGGCGTGGCCAGCATTGTCTTTCTCTATTCATTGGTCATGAAAGTCCTCAACCAG GAACCGGTGAAAGAAATCATTGTGAAGTCTCTGGACATCATTACCATCACAGTGCCTCCTGCCCTCCCGGCAGCCATGACAGCTGGTATTGTCTACGCTCAACGCCGCCTCAGGAAAGTGGGGATATTCTCCATCAGTCCACAGAGAATCAACATCTGTGGCCAGCTCAACCTGGTGTGCTTCGACAAG aCAGGAACTCTTACAGAAGACGGTCTGGATATGTGGGGAATTCAACGAGTTGAAGAGGGCAG ATTCCACCTTTCAGAAGAAAAAGCTGATGAAAAAAGCTTAGTGACGACAAAGTTTGTATCCTGCATGGCCACCTGTCACTCCCTCACAAAGATCGAGGGTCAGCTCTCTGGAGATCCACTCGACCTCAAGATGTTAGAGGCCACAGGCTGG ATCCTCGTGGAAGCCACAGAAGAAGAGACGGCTCAACAAGATCGCATTGAACTCACCTATGTCAAACCGCCCAATCAGCTTCTTCCTCCACCGGTCATATCACCTGAACAGGACATG GAGCTGTCTGAACTGTATGAGCTCTCG GCGTCATACATGATCGGTATTGTGCGGCAGTTCTCCTTCTCCTCCGCCCTGCAGAGAATGAGCGTGGTAGTCCGTCAGATTGGAGAAAGGCGTATGGATGCTTACATGAAAGGAGCGCCGGAGGTCGTGGCAAGCCTGTGCAAAAAAGAGACCG TACCTGAGGATTTTGCTGAGGTTCTGGAGGACTACACCAAACAAGGTTTTAGGGTCATCGCCCTAGCACACAGACGTCTCGAGTCCAAACTCACATTTCACAAAGTGCAGAACATCAACAG GGATCAAATAGAAAAGAATATGGATTTCCTGGGCTTGATAATCATGCAAAACAAGCTGAAAACTGAGACTCCTGGGGTGCTGGAGGATCTGCGGCGTGCAAACATACGCACAGTTATGGTCACag GAGACAACATGCTGACGGCCATTTCTGTGGCACGAGACTGTGGCATGATTCAGCCACAAGACCGAGTCATTATTGCCGACGCTCTGCCTCCTAAAGACGGACAGGCTGCCAAGATCACCTGGCACTATGCCGACAAACCCAGCAAACGCTCTAATAAGCCTACAAAACTAGAG GAGATGGAGATCATAATGGAAGACGGACACTGTGTGGATGAGCAGAGACCTCAGGAACATTATCACTTTGCCATGGGTGGAAAATCTTTTGCTGTCATTACCGAGCATTTCCAAGACCTGATGCAGAAG CTGGTACTTCATGGAACAGTGTTTGCGAGGATGGCACCTGACCAGAAAACTCAGCTTGTTGAGACGTTAGAAAGTGTAGA CTATTTTGTTGGAATGTGTGGTGATGGAGCAAATGATTGTGGG GCACTGAAGAGGGCTCATGCCGGGATCTCCCTGTCAGAATTGGAGGCGTCAGTGGCCTCTCCGTTCACCTCCACAACTCCCAGCATCACCTGCGTCCCTAATCTGATCAG GGAGGGCCGAGCGGCTCTCATCACCTCATTCTGTGTGTTTAAGTTCATGGCTCTCTACAGTATTATTCAATGCCTCAGTGTCGCACTGCTGTACTCC ATTGACAGTAACCTTGGAGATTTCCAGTTCATGTTTATTGACATAGCCATCATCCTTCTAATTGTCTTCACCA TGAGTCTGAACTCCGCGTGGAAGGAGCTGGTCGCCCGCCGGCCGCCCTCCGGTCTCGTCTCAGGTCCTCTTCTCTTCTCAGTTCTGACCCAGATTCTGATCTGCCTGGGTTTCCAGGTTGTGGCCTTCCTCTTGATCCAAAATGTGGACTGGTACTTGCAGTCAGA CATCTACAACTGCTCTGCACCCAGTCACACGGAGATCTCCAATAACACCACAAATAATGAAAAGAATATCATGAATGATGTGAACACCACACTGTTCTTCGTCTCATCGTTCCAGTATCTCATCATTGCCATCATTTTCTCCAAAGGAAAACCTTTCCGCCAGCCCAGCTATAAGAACT GGCCGTTCGTCCTCTCGTGTTTACTTCTCGTcgttttcttatttttcatcATGTTCTTCCCCGTTTCTGGCATTTATCAATTTTTGGAA CTGGTGTGTGTTCCTTTGAGCTGGCGCTTgactattttgtttattgtgctGAGTAACGCTTTAGTGTCCTTCTTTACTGAG ACCGTCGTGCTTGACGTCATCTTATGGAAGCATGTGTTCAGCAGAGACAAGCAGGGAAGTTATGACGTCTCCCCTGCAGCCCTGACACCACAG GAAGGAATAGACATGTATAGCTACAGATGCCTCTCCCGGTTGTGTTGCCGTCGGAGAAAAGTGCCCAAGGCCCGGTACATGCACCTGGCCCAGGAGCTGAGCGTGGATCCCGACTGGCCGCCCAAACCCAAGAGCACTACAGAAGCGAAAGCCACTTCACCTTCGGACAACTGCACCTATCAGATCGAGGCAGTTTCCTAG
- the atp13a3 gene encoding polyamine-transporting ATPase 13A3 isoform X2: MEKEDLKMINMDLEDEMELHGYRLCRWKLALVGFGGLCTGGFLFLLLYWMPEWCVKATCSRTTVREAEVALLQSTDEFKRWFRAKVRIMLAPGKNPYDSMASQTASPQANDDYHAHNQSDSAPQKITRIAENQHVQIRYFTLHSTKYFWNDGIQNFEVLKGLEDLDMTCSSIHSQHSGGQSKDQQEYRRFFFGPNEIDVKVPSLFKLLVKEVLNPFYIFQLFSVILWCTDEYYYYAMTIVVMSFISIVTSLYTIKKQYVMLHDMVATHSTVRVTICRGDNETEEALSTDLVPGDVIVIPSNGTIMPCDAVLICGTCIVNESMLTGESVPVTKMDLPNPQLDKRSGEGDVIYGTESHKRHTLFCGTNVIQTRYYTGEMVKAVVVRTGFSTSKGQLIRSILYPKPTDFKLYRDAYMFLLCLVGVASIVFLYSLVMKVLNQEPVKEIIVKSLDIITITVPPALPAAMTAGIVYAQRRLRKVGIFSISPQRINICGQLNLVCFDKTGTLTEDGLDMWGIQRVEEGRFHLSEEKADEKSLVTTKFVSCMATCHSLTKIEGQLSGDPLDLKMLEATGWILVEATEEETAQQDRIELTYVKPPNQLLPPPVISPEQDMELSELYELSASYMIGIVRQFSFSSALQRMSVVVRQIGERRMDAYMKGAPEVVASLCKKETVPEDFAEVLEDYTKQGFRVIALAHRRLESKLTFHKVQNINRDQIEKNMDFLGLIIMQNKLKTETPGVLEDLRRANIRTVMVTGDNMLTAISVARDCGMIQPQDRVIIADALPPKDGQAAKITWHYADKPSKRSNKPTKLEEMEIIMEDGHCVDEQRPQEHYHFAMGGKSFAVITEHFQDLMQKLVLHGTVFARMAPDQKTQLVETLESVDYFVGMCGDGANDCGALKRAHAGISLSELEASVASPFTSTTPSITCVPNLIREGRAALITSFCVFKFMALYSIIQCLSVALLYSIDSNLGDFQFMFIDIAIILLIVFTMSLNSAWKELVARRPPSGLVSGPLLFSVLTQILICLGFQVVAFLLIQNVDWYLQSDIYNCSAPSHTEISNNTTNNEKNIMNDVNTTLFFVSSFQYLIIAIIFSKGKPFRQPSYKNWPFVLSCLLLVVFLFFIMFFPVSGIYQFLELVCVPLSWRLTILFIVLSNALVSFFTEEGIDMYSYRCLSRLCCRRRKVPKARYMHLAQELSVDPDWPPKPKSTTEAKATSPSDNCTYQIEAVS; this comes from the exons GAGCTGCATGGATATCGCCTGTGCCGATGGAAGTTGGCTCTGGTGGGTTTCGGTGGTCTCTGCACGGGaggttttctttttcttctgctcTATTGGATGCCTGAATGGTGTGTGAAGGCCACCTGCTCACGGACCACCGTCAGAGAGGCCGAAGTCGCCCTCTTACAAAGCACT GATGAGTTTAAACGCTGGTTCCGAGCGAAGGTTCGGATAATGTTGGCCCCTGGGAAGAACCCTTATGACAGCATGGCCTCTCAGACCGCCTCCCCCCAGGCCAACGATGACTATCACGCCCACAATCAATCTGACTCCGCCCCTCAGAAAATCACCAGGATTGCAGAGAACCAGCATGTGCAG ATACGTTATTTTACCCTCCACAGCACTAAATACTTTTGGAACGATGGCATCCAGAACTTTGAAGTATTGAA GGGACTAGAAGATCTGGATATGACCTGCTCCTCCATTCACTCACAGCACAGCGGAGGGCAAAGCAAAGACCAGCAGGAGTACAG GAGATTTTTCTTCGGACCAAATGAAATAGATGTGAAAGTGCCTTCTCTTTTCAAGCTGCTAGTTAAGGAG GTCCTCAATCCTTTCTACATCTTCCAGCTCTTCAGTGTTATCCTGTGGTGTACGGATGAATATTATTACTACGCAATGACCATAGTCGTCATGTCGTTTATATCAATAGTTACCTCTCTCTACACTATTAAGAAG cAATATGTAATGCTACACGACATGGTGGCGACACACAGTACTGTTCGAGTTACCATCTGCAGGGGCGACAACG AAACGGAGGAAGCCCTGTCCACGGATCTGGTCCCTGGTGATGTCATTGTTATCCCCAGCAACGGGACCATCATGCCCTGTGACGCAGTGCTCATCTGTGGAACGTGCATTGTTAATGAGAGCATGCTCACAG GTGAGAGTGTTCCGGTCACGAAGATGGACCTTCCGAACCCTCAGCTGGACAAGAGGAGTGGAGAGGGTGATGTCATCTACGGCACAGAGAGTCACAAGAGGCACACGCTCTTCTGCGGCACAAATGTCATTCAGACCCGCTACTACACAGGAGAGATGGTCAAAGCCGTGGTGGTCAGAACCG GTTTCAGCACTTCTAAAGGGCAGCTCATTCGTTCGATCCTGTACCCCAAACCCACTGACTTTAAGCTGTACAGAGATGCCTACATGTTCTTGCTGTGCCTGGTGGGCGTGGCCAGCATTGTCTTTCTCTATTCATTGGTCATGAAAGTCCTCAACCAG GAACCGGTGAAAGAAATCATTGTGAAGTCTCTGGACATCATTACCATCACAGTGCCTCCTGCCCTCCCGGCAGCCATGACAGCTGGTATTGTCTACGCTCAACGCCGCCTCAGGAAAGTGGGGATATTCTCCATCAGTCCACAGAGAATCAACATCTGTGGCCAGCTCAACCTGGTGTGCTTCGACAAG aCAGGAACTCTTACAGAAGACGGTCTGGATATGTGGGGAATTCAACGAGTTGAAGAGGGCAG ATTCCACCTTTCAGAAGAAAAAGCTGATGAAAAAAGCTTAGTGACGACAAAGTTTGTATCCTGCATGGCCACCTGTCACTCCCTCACAAAGATCGAGGGTCAGCTCTCTGGAGATCCACTCGACCTCAAGATGTTAGAGGCCACAGGCTGG ATCCTCGTGGAAGCCACAGAAGAAGAGACGGCTCAACAAGATCGCATTGAACTCACCTATGTCAAACCGCCCAATCAGCTTCTTCCTCCACCGGTCATATCACCTGAACAGGACATG GAGCTGTCTGAACTGTATGAGCTCTCG GCGTCATACATGATCGGTATTGTGCGGCAGTTCTCCTTCTCCTCCGCCCTGCAGAGAATGAGCGTGGTAGTCCGTCAGATTGGAGAAAGGCGTATGGATGCTTACATGAAAGGAGCGCCGGAGGTCGTGGCAAGCCTGTGCAAAAAAGAGACCG TACCTGAGGATTTTGCTGAGGTTCTGGAGGACTACACCAAACAAGGTTTTAGGGTCATCGCCCTAGCACACAGACGTCTCGAGTCCAAACTCACATTTCACAAAGTGCAGAACATCAACAG GGATCAAATAGAAAAGAATATGGATTTCCTGGGCTTGATAATCATGCAAAACAAGCTGAAAACTGAGACTCCTGGGGTGCTGGAGGATCTGCGGCGTGCAAACATACGCACAGTTATGGTCACag GAGACAACATGCTGACGGCCATTTCTGTGGCACGAGACTGTGGCATGATTCAGCCACAAGACCGAGTCATTATTGCCGACGCTCTGCCTCCTAAAGACGGACAGGCTGCCAAGATCACCTGGCACTATGCCGACAAACCCAGCAAACGCTCTAATAAGCCTACAAAACTAGAG GAGATGGAGATCATAATGGAAGACGGACACTGTGTGGATGAGCAGAGACCTCAGGAACATTATCACTTTGCCATGGGTGGAAAATCTTTTGCTGTCATTACCGAGCATTTCCAAGACCTGATGCAGAAG CTGGTACTTCATGGAACAGTGTTTGCGAGGATGGCACCTGACCAGAAAACTCAGCTTGTTGAGACGTTAGAAAGTGTAGA CTATTTTGTTGGAATGTGTGGTGATGGAGCAAATGATTGTGGG GCACTGAAGAGGGCTCATGCCGGGATCTCCCTGTCAGAATTGGAGGCGTCAGTGGCCTCTCCGTTCACCTCCACAACTCCCAGCATCACCTGCGTCCCTAATCTGATCAG GGAGGGCCGAGCGGCTCTCATCACCTCATTCTGTGTGTTTAAGTTCATGGCTCTCTACAGTATTATTCAATGCCTCAGTGTCGCACTGCTGTACTCC ATTGACAGTAACCTTGGAGATTTCCAGTTCATGTTTATTGACATAGCCATCATCCTTCTAATTGTCTTCACCA TGAGTCTGAACTCCGCGTGGAAGGAGCTGGTCGCCCGCCGGCCGCCCTCCGGTCTCGTCTCAGGTCCTCTTCTCTTCTCAGTTCTGACCCAGATTCTGATCTGCCTGGGTTTCCAGGTTGTGGCCTTCCTCTTGATCCAAAATGTGGACTGGTACTTGCAGTCAGA CATCTACAACTGCTCTGCACCCAGTCACACGGAGATCTCCAATAACACCACAAATAATGAAAAGAATATCATGAATGATGTGAACACCACACTGTTCTTCGTCTCATCGTTCCAGTATCTCATCATTGCCATCATTTTCTCCAAAGGAAAACCTTTCCGCCAGCCCAGCTATAAGAACT GGCCGTTCGTCCTCTCGTGTTTACTTCTCGTcgttttcttatttttcatcATGTTCTTCCCCGTTTCTGGCATTTATCAATTTTTGGAA CTGGTGTGTGTTCCTTTGAGCTGGCGCTTgactattttgtttattgtgctGAGTAACGCTTTAGTGTCCTTCTTTACTGAG GAAGGAATAGACATGTATAGCTACAGATGCCTCTCCCGGTTGTGTTGCCGTCGGAGAAAAGTGCCCAAGGCCCGGTACATGCACCTGGCCCAGGAGCTGAGCGTGGATCCCGACTGGCCGCCCAAACCCAAGAGCACTACAGAAGCGAAAGCCACTTCACCTTCGGACAACTGCACCTATCAGATCGAGGCAGTTTCCTAG